TTTTGCATAGTAGAGTCCGCCTGAATGATGAGGTGCAACCTACGGGCATAGTATAAAATTATCGATAAATAAACTTTCATTATTTGGTGCCGTTACACCAATAGGATGAAGAAGAGTGAATTAACTTAATCCTATTCTCGTGAAATTATACATAAAATACATGGTCAGTAACCGTTGTATAATGGCGGTGAAAGAAGTGCTTAAGGAGTTAGGATTGCATTATGTAGTGGTCGATCTTGGCGAAGTTGATGTCATGGAAGACCTCACTCCCAAGCAGCATGATATGCTGAAAGAAGCCTTGCTAAATTCCGGTCTGGAATTAATGGACGACAAGAGAGCTGTGTTGATCGAAAAGATTAAAAATGTAATCATTGGCATGATTTACCATTCCGATGAAATGATTAAAGTAAATTTCTCTGATTTTTTAAGCGAAAAGTTAGGCTACGATTACACCCATCTTTCCAATATATTTTCTGAGGTTAAGGGTATTACCATTCAGCAATTTGTCATTATTCATAAAGTGGAAAGGGTTAAAGAGTTGATCCTGTATGACGAGTTAAATCTCACAGAGATATCCTATAAACTCAACTACAGCAGCGTAGCGCATTTATCCAACCAGTTCAAGAAGATCACTGGACTAACGCCTTCTCATTTTAAACAAATGAAGAACCAACGGCGGAGACCAATTGAGGAAATTGGAGATTCTATATAGTTTAATCGTATAAAATGAACGCAAGAAGTCTTATAGAAGCCAGTTTAGATCCGTTGGTTATCATCAATACCGATGGTAAAGTCACCGATGTGAATGCGGCAATGGCGAACATGACAGAGATGCCTCGAGAAAACTTTATAGGTAATGACTTCTTCTATTATTTTACCGAAACCAAAAAGGCTCAAGAGGTTTATAAAGAGGTGTTTGCAAAAGGTTCGGTAACACATTATCCGCTTACCCTTCGCCCTGAAAACGGAAAACTTACTGAAGTGCTGTTCAATGGATCGGTTTATAAAGATGATAGGGGAATTGTACTTGGTGCCGTTGTCGTGGTACGAGATATTGCCGAGCAAAAATGGGCAAAAGATTTACGCGATGCCAACAAAGAACTGGCTTTTCAGAATAAAGTAAAGGAAAAGCGTGCCGCCGAGTTAGTCATTGTCAACAAGGAACTTGCTTTCCAGAACGATGAGAAAGAAAAGCGTGCTGCCGAGTTGGTTATTGCCAACAAGGAACTTGCTTTCCAGAACGATGAGAAAGAAAAGCGTGCCGCCGAGTTGGTTATCGCCAACAAGGAACTTGCGTTCCAGAACGATGAAAAAGAAAAGCGTGCCGCCGAGTTGGTTATCGCCAACAAGGAACTTGCGTTCCAGAACAATGAGAAAGAAAAGCGTGCTGCCGAGCTGGTTATCGCCAACAATGAGCTTGCATTCCAGAATAAAGTGAAAGAAAAGCGTGCCGCCGAGTTGGTAATTGCCAACAAGGAACTTGCGTTCCAGAACGATGAGAAAGAAAAGCGTGCCGCCGAGTTAGTAATTGCCAACAAGGAACTGGCTTTTCAGAATAAAGTAAAGGAAAAGCGTGCCGCCGAGTTGGTTATTGCCAACAAGGAACTTGCGTTCCAGAATGATGAGAAAGAAAAGCGTGCCGCCGAGTTGGTTATCGCCAACAAGGAGCTGGCTTTTCAGAATAAAGTAAAAGAAAAGCGCGCTGCCGAGTTGGTAATTGCCAACAAAGAGCTTGCTTTCCAGAACGATGAGAAAGAAAAGCGTGCCGCCGAATTGGTTATTGCCAATAAGGAACTTGCGTTCCAGAGCAAAGAGAAGGAAAAGCGAGCTGCCGAATTAGTTATTGCAGATCAAGAACTTGATCTGCAAAACAAAGAGAAGGAAAAACAGGAAATTGCGAACAAAGAACTTGAAGCATTAAGTTATTCTGCAAAATTAGCTTCACAGTATTCGCTTAGTTTAATTGAGGCAAGCCTTGATCCACTTGTTACTATTAGCACTGAGGGCAAGATTACCGATATGAATGAGGCTCTGGCAAATGTTACAGGGATAAGCCGCGAAAAACTCACCGGAACCGACTTCCTCGATTACTTCACCGAACCTCAAAAGGCACGTGAGGTATACCAAGAAGTGTTCGCAAAGGGATCGGTTGCCGACTATCCCCTCACGCTGCGCCACAAGGATGGTAAGCTCACCGACGTGCTGTTCAACGGATCGGTATACAAGGACGACGGGGGGAACGTGCTCGGCGTAGTTATTGTAGCCAGGGATGTTACCGACCAAAAGAGAATTGCTACCGAATTGACTGAGGCAATTGTTTTTGCTGAGTTGGCTACCGGGATAGCGGAAGAAGCAAAAATCAAGGCCGAGAATGCCACTCAAATAGCAACCGATGCCGTAAAAGCAAAGCAACGGTTCCTATCGAATATGAGCCATGAAATTCGCACTCCAATGAATGCGATTATCGGGTTTACCAAAGTTGTGTTGAAAACAGAATTGACTGAAAAGCAGAAGGAGTATTTAACTGCCATAAAAGTGAGCGGTGATGCCCTAATCGTGCTCATTAACGATATACTCGATTTGGCAAAAGTAGATGCTGGTAAGATGACCTTTGAGCAAGTTCCATTTAAAATGGCCACATCTATTTCGGCCATGCTCCATTTGTTTAAAACAAAAATACAAGAAAAGAATTTAGTGTTGGTGCTAGATTATGATAGCCGAATCCCAACGGTGGTGGTGGGTGACCCTGTTCGACTGCACCAAGTAATTCTAAATTTAGTAAGCAATGCAGTAAAGTTTACCACAAGGGGCAAGATTACCGTAATTGTGCACGTGCTAAATGAAGAGGAAGATAAGGTGACCATTGAATTTGCCATTACGGATACAGGAATTGGAATACCAGCAGAAAACATCACCAATATTTTTGAAAACTTTCAACAGGCATCCAGTGGAACCTCAAGGTTATATGGGGGAACGGGTTTGGGTCTTGCCATTGTGAAACAATTAGTTGAGCCTCAGGGAGGGACTATTCGTGTGAAAAGTAAAGTTAATGAGGGTTCAACTTTTAGCGTTACGTTGACTTTTCTTAAAACAAAGTCTCAAGTAACTTCAGATACGGAGATGGAAGAATTTGACTTAGAAACTAAAAACATAAAGGTGCTGGTGGTCGAAGACATTGCCCTAAACCAGCTGCTTATGAAAACATTGCTCGATGAATTTGGTTTTGAACGAGATATTGCCAGCAATGGTAAAATCGCTATCGAAATGCTACAATCTAAAACATATGATATTATTTTAATGGATCTTCATATGCCCGAGATGAACGGGTTCGAAGCCACCGATTACATTCGCAAAACCATGCATTCTAACATTCCGATCATCGCCCTTACAGCTGATGTTACAACCGTGGACCTAGCCAAGTGCAAGGCTGTGGGAATGAACGATTATATCGCAAAACCCGTCGACGAACGATTGTTATACAGTAAAATAGTTAGCATAGTTAAAAAGAATCTTGTCGCAACGGCACCTCAAGAGACTGAATATATTCCCGAAAAAAGGGAAAGATGCATCGATTTGGATTATTTATCACGCCGCACAAAAGCCAATCCAGCGTTGATGATGGAAATGATTTCACTATATCTGGAACAGACACCACCTTTAATCACGGCAATGAGAAAAGGCTTACAGGATAAAGATTGGAAAACCTTATACTCGGCCGTGCATAAAATGATTCCTTCATTTTCGATAATGGGTATTAGTGCTGATTATGAGAACATGGCAAAAAAGGTTCAAGAATTTGCAAGCACTCAGCAGCAGACTGAGGGAATACCTAGTCTTGTTTTGCAGATTGAAAGCGTTTGTTTACAAGCCTGCAATGAGTTGGGAGAGGAGTATAATCTGATTAAAAATGCGAACTCATGATAAATTACTCATTCAGGAGGACAGAATGCAACGAATATTTTGACTCTTGGAGAGGAAACAATACAGGTTGATTATTTTACATATAGATATCGAAATGTGCGAATCCCGATTTGCGGGGTATTCAATAATGATTTTAATTTTTTAGCGATGAAAAACGAAAAACAAATCAAGCTGTTCCTTGTAGACGATGATGCATTGTTCTTAAAGTTATTGGAAATCGAATTCCTTCGAAGCGCTGATTTTATCGTTGAAACATATGCAACGGGTGAACTTTGTCTGGAGAATTTATCGCACAATCCAGATGTTATTATTTTAGATTATTATCTCGATGGTATTGATAAGGTTGCGATGAACGGATTGGATACCCTCGACAAAATTAAAGCGGCCAATCCCGATATTCCGGTTGTGATGCTATCATCTCAGGATAAAATTGAAGTGGCAATAAGTTGCATGCATCATCGTGCATTTGATTATGTGGTAAAGAGCGAAACGGCGTTCGTTCGATTGCAAAAAATTATTTCATCTATATTCCGTTTCAAAAAAATGGAAAAAGAGTTAAACTGGTATATGGATCGAATGTAATCGACTCTTTTTTAGATAAATAATCCTTGTAGATTCTCGTTTTTGCGGTTAAAGATTGATCTTTAGTTTCCTTTTCCAATGGGGAAAAATAAAAGTATATCATTCCTACCCTTTTTGCCAGAAAATTAATCTTGAAATCCAGATTTAGGAAAAAACACCATCATGAGTGAATTATGCAATATATTTATAGAATTATGTAACACTGTGATTTATATTAGTTCCTACTTTTACTGAAAAATAAATATCTACAATAATGAAAAATACAACAGAATTAAATGGGAACTGGAACGAGCAGAAAGGCAAACTAAAACAAAGGATTGCGGTTCTTACAAATAACGACTTGATGTTTGACGAAGGAAAAAATGAGGCTATGCGTGGAAAGTTACAGGTTATTTTGGGAATGAGTAAAGAGCAAATGGACAAAATCATTGAAGCACTGTAAATACGATCTCATAATTACTGTCATCGGTTATCGATATTCGATGAGCGATGAGCTATGACTTTTTTTTAGGATAGAAAATTCTTTATAGAAAAGATATAGAGTGGACCAAATTGCGAAACTCAAAGGATCTAGATTGAAATCTGGGAATTGACCTACAGTCAACTAAATCAAATTTTCTGCGCATGAAATCAATACCAAATAAATTAAAGCAACCAATTACTAGGGTTAAAAACATCGCAGTCAAACACTCCACTAAGATTAGTGAGAGAACACTAAAAACGACTGTTGAAGCAAACACCTTTTTTACTAATATGGCCGATGCACTCTTGTTTACAACCAGAGTTGTAAAGGAGACGTTCTCAGTGGATTTTGAATTCAAGGAGTTCCTGCGCCAGTGCTATCAAATTGGGTACAAGTCGCTACCCCTTATTTCCGTAACTGGTGTCATTATTGGATTAGTGCTTACAATTCAATCACGGCCAGCTCTTGTGAATTTTGGTGCAGTCTCCATGCTTCCCGGAATGGTTACCATATCGCTTATCAGAGAAATGGGACCAGTTATTACTGCTTTGATATGTGCAGGAAAAATTGGTTCGGGAATAGGTGCAGAGTTAGGCTCAATGCGCGTTACAGAGCAAATTGATGCCATGGAGGTATCCGCCACCAATCCGATGCGTTTTTTGGTTGTTACGCGTGTATTGGCTGCAACCCTTATGATTCCTATACTTGTGCTCTATGCCGATTCGGTAGGAATACTAGGAAGTTGGATAGGCGCAAACATCAAGGGCGATGTCACCTTTTCGCTGTTTTTCTCACAGGCATTTAGCCATGTTGGCTTTGTAGATCTTATACCTGCAATTGTTAAATCGTTCTTTTTTGGAGCAGTAATTGGGTTAGTGGGTTGCTACAAAGGATATACGGCAGGACGAGGAACCGAGAGCGTGGGTATTGCCGCAAATTCATCGGTAGTGCTAGCCTCATTGTTAGTGATTATTATAGACTTAATTGCGGTTCAAATCACTGATTTAATATAATCTAGTTGTAACTAATGGTATCTTTGCTTAAAAGCATTGATTCAGAAGGTAGCACCAAATACCGATAATTAATACTAGTAAAAGATAATGAACACGCCCCAAACAGAAACAATTGGTTCGGTAACCCGAAAATCCAGACAGCCGGTTATTGAGATAAATAACTTGCGGAAAGGTTTTGGCTCCCAAGAGGTGCTTAAAGATGTTTCATTAAAGCTCATGGAGGGAGAGAACCTTGTTGTATTGGGAAAATCAGGTTCCGGAAAATCCGTCCTCATTAAGTTAATTGCTGGCCTTCTGCAACCAGAGGAGGGAACAATCAATGTTCTGGGAGAAGATGTCTGCTTATTAAACAGCAATGGGTTAGGCGAACTAAGAAAGAAGATTGGTTTTCTTTTTCAAAGTGGCGCACTTTACGACTCTATGACGGTAAGACAAAATTTGGAATTCCCTTTACGAAGAATAAAAAAGGGGATTTCTCAGGAAGAGATCGAGCACAAAACAGCGGAAGCATTGGAGAACGTTGGATTATCAGAAGCTATTGATAAAATGCCGTCGCAACTATCGGGTGGGATGCGCAAGCGAATTAGCCTTGCCCGAACCATTGTGGTAGACCCAGCAATACTACTATACGACGAACCTACCACTGGCCTCGACCCTGTAACTTCCGACGAAATAAGTGCACTTATCAATGAGGTGCAAAAGAGATACAAAACCTCTTCCATCATTATTACGCACGATATTGCTTGTGTGCGTGCAACAGCCGACCGTATTATTATGCTGCTGGATGGTGCAGTTTACATGGAAGGAAGTTTAGATAAGTTTGAAAAATCAACAGATCCGTTGATCATATCATTCTTCAAGTAACATTTATGGGTTTAAAATTAAAACAACAAAATCATGGATAAGAACACACCAAAATTCAAAGTAAGATTAGGTCTGTTTGTTGCTGGCGGATTGGTGCTTTTTGTAATAGCAATCTTTCTGATAGGAAGGCAGAAAAACCTATTTAATCCTGTATTTGCCCTAACAACAACCTTCAACAATGTAAGTGGGTTGGAAGTAGGAAGCAATGTACGCTTCTCAGGAATAAACGTAGGAACCGTAAATAACATCTTAATAATCAACGATTCTACTGTAATGGTTGCCATGAACATTCGAAAAGATATTCAGCAATTCATTAAAACTGATAGTAAAGCAGGTATTGGTTCCTCTGGGATCATTGGCGACCGCCTAATAGTTATATCGCAAGGGAGTCCTGATGCATTGGTAGTGAAAGACAAACAACTTATTTCCTCTGTAGAACCAACTGAAACGGATGCGATCATGTTGAGCCTAAAAGTTACCGCCGAGAATGCCGAAGTAATCTCCGATCAACTGGCCGAAATCATGATTAAGGTAAATAGTGGAAGTGGTATACTAGGAAAATTAATCCAAGATTCAACAATGGCCGACAACATCAATAAAACCATTGTAAATTTAAAGAAAAGCAGCAAAGGGTTGGATGAGAATATGAATGCAGCAAAGAGTAATTTCTTTCTAAGAGGTTATTTTAAGAAGAAAGCAAAGGCAGCCGAGCAAAAGAAAGAGGACGCAGCCGAGCAAAAGAAGGAAGAGGAAGCAGAACAAAAAGCCAAAGAATAACAGCAACCCAAACAAAAATCTCAAATATGTGGAATTAAAATGGCCGCTATAATTTTAGTGCTCAAAAAGACACTGACAGCTAAAATGGCAAAAAGACATTGTCCAAACAAAGTAACTGAGAATGTGGTTCAAGATTCTACTCATACTTATTCTTACTTTACTCTTGAGTAGTGAATATGTCGTTGCACAAGTGCCTATAAAAACAGATTCAACTAAAATTTATAAGGAGATTCAAAACTATTCGAAACGGAGCAAGTTTACCAAACTCATATATCGACTAGTTTTTAAGCCATTACCTACTAAAAAAACTACTAAAAGGAATAGTGATATTGTCAAGAAGCGACCAAAATCATATAGCGCATTTGAAGGAAAAATCATTCGGAGGATAAATATTGTTACGTTGGATCCATTCGGTTTTTCAATTGGCGATACTTCAGATGCGCCACAATTTATTGCTTACAAAATTGCAAATAAAGCGCATGTAAAAACGAGGCGGATAACTGTCCTTAATCTTCTACTGATAAATAAAAACGATTCTTTCAACTCTTTTCTGGTTCGAGAATCGGAGCGTTTAATTCGGAAGCAAAGCTATATACACGAGGTCTCGATTAATGCTAAACTAGTCAGTAGCAAATCCGATTCAGTTGACCTATATATTCGTGTTTCAGACATATGGAGCATTATTCCTGACGGTTCAATTTCCGCTTCAAGCGCAACGCTAAACCTTACCGATAAGAATTTTTTAGGAACAGGTCACGAATTTCAGAATGCATATACTCAAAGATATACTGGACCCAATAATTCTTTCAAGACCAACTATTATATCCCAAACATTAAGAATACATATATTAATACTACGTTACGGTACGAAACTAACGGTAGCGCAAATAATTCTAGAAGTTTATCCTTCGACCGTCCGTTTTTTTCACCCATGGCAAAGTGGGCTGCGGGTGTTTATTTTGCGCATCAATTCAGCAGCGATTCAATATATACCAGTAACTCGCTATACATCTTACAGAGGCTTAAATACAACACACAAGATTACTGGGGAGGTAGTGCAATCCAGTTATTTGAGGGTATCTCGGAGAGCGATCGAGCAACAAATTTTATTTCGACAATACGTTTCTTACGAATTCGATACATTGAAAAACCAATAGAGACCTTGGATTTGGACCATACCTATTCCGATGAGAATCTATACCTCGCGAGCATGGGTATTTCCACACGAAAATACATTCAAGACCATTATGTTTTTAAGCATGGGGTAACAGAAGACGTCCCGGTTGGAAATGTTTATAGCCTAACAGCTGGTTATCAGGAAAAAGATAGCTTAAATCGATTTTACTTTGGTGCTCGCATTTCGTTTGGAAATTATTACACCTTTGGCCACCTCAGCACTAACCTTGAGTACGGAACATTTTACCGAGCATCAAAGGCAGAACAGGGAGTAATCTCGACCAGTATAACCTACTTCTCAAAAATTATGGAAGTTGGCAAGTGGAAATTCAGACAATTTGCAAAACCAGAAGTAACAATTGGCACTAATCGGTTCTCTAACGATAGCTTAACGCTCAAAGATGGTTATGGACTTGATGGTTTTAATAGTTCTGCATTATCCGGTCCAGGGAAGCTCGTTATGACACTCCAAACGCAGGCGTATGCTCCATGGAATTTTTTCGGATTCCGTTTTGGACCATATCTATCCTATTCAATGGGAATGATAAGCGATACCAAAAACGGATTTAGGAGAAGTAAAGTATATTCTCGCATAGGACTAGGCGTTCTAATTAAAAATGAAAACCTTGTATTTAGCACCTTTCAGTTATCTTTCTCATTCTACCCAATAATTCCAGGGATAGGTCCCGATGTTTTTAAAGCTAACTCGTTTAGAACATCGGA
This genomic interval from Williamwhitmania taraxaci contains the following:
- a CDS encoding MlaE family ABC transporter permease, with translation MKSIPNKLKQPITRVKNIAVKHSTKISERTLKTTVEANTFFTNMADALLFTTRVVKETFSVDFEFKEFLRQCYQIGYKSLPLISVTGVIIGLVLTIQSRPALVNFGAVSMLPGMVTISLIREMGPVITALICAGKIGSGIGAELGSMRVTEQIDAMEVSATNPMRFLVVTRVLAATLMIPILVLYADSVGILGSWIGANIKGDVTFSLFFSQAFSHVGFVDLIPAIVKSFFFGAVIGLVGCYKGYTAGRGTESVGIAANSSVVLASLLVIIIDLIAVQITDLI
- a CDS encoding helix-turn-helix domain-containing protein is translated as MAVKEVLKELGLHYVVVDLGEVDVMEDLTPKQHDMLKEALLNSGLELMDDKRAVLIEKIKNVIIGMIYHSDEMIKVNFSDFLSEKLGYDYTHLSNIFSEVKGITIQQFVIIHKVERVKELILYDELNLTEISYKLNYSSVAHLSNQFKKITGLTPSHFKQMKNQRRRPIEEIGDSI
- a CDS encoding MlaD family protein, which gives rise to MDKNTPKFKVRLGLFVAGGLVLFVIAIFLIGRQKNLFNPVFALTTTFNNVSGLEVGSNVRFSGINVGTVNNILIINDSTVMVAMNIRKDIQQFIKTDSKAGIGSSGIIGDRLIVISQGSPDALVVKDKQLISSVEPTETDAIMLSLKVTAENAEVISDQLAEIMIKVNSGSGILGKLIQDSTMADNINKTIVNLKKSSKGLDENMNAAKSNFFLRGYFKKKAKAAEQKKEDAAEQKKEEEAEQKAKE
- a CDS encoding CsbD family protein: MKNTTELNGNWNEQKGKLKQRIAVLTNNDLMFDEGKNEAMRGKLQVILGMSKEQMDKIIEAL
- a CDS encoding ATP-binding protein translates to MNARSLIEASLDPLVIINTDGKVTDVNAAMANMTEMPRENFIGNDFFYYFTETKKAQEVYKEVFAKGSVTHYPLTLRPENGKLTEVLFNGSVYKDDRGIVLGAVVVVRDIAEQKWAKDLRDANKELAFQNKVKEKRAAELVIVNKELAFQNDEKEKRAAELVIANKELAFQNDEKEKRAAELVIANKELAFQNDEKEKRAAELVIANKELAFQNNEKEKRAAELVIANNELAFQNKVKEKRAAELVIANKELAFQNDEKEKRAAELVIANKELAFQNKVKEKRAAELVIANKELAFQNDEKEKRAAELVIANKELAFQNKVKEKRAAELVIANKELAFQNDEKEKRAAELVIANKELAFQSKEKEKRAAELVIADQELDLQNKEKEKQEIANKELEALSYSAKLASQYSLSLIEASLDPLVTISTEGKITDMNEALANVTGISREKLTGTDFLDYFTEPQKAREVYQEVFAKGSVADYPLTLRHKDGKLTDVLFNGSVYKDDGGNVLGVVIVARDVTDQKRIATELTEAIVFAELATGIAEEAKIKAENATQIATDAVKAKQRFLSNMSHEIRTPMNAIIGFTKVVLKTELTEKQKEYLTAIKVSGDALIVLINDILDLAKVDAGKMTFEQVPFKMATSISAMLHLFKTKIQEKNLVLVLDYDSRIPTVVVGDPVRLHQVILNLVSNAVKFTTRGKITVIVHVLNEEEDKVTIEFAITDTGIGIPAENITNIFENFQQASSGTSRLYGGTGLGLAIVKQLVEPQGGTIRVKSKVNEGSTFSVTLTFLKTKSQVTSDTEMEEFDLETKNIKVLVVEDIALNQLLMKTLLDEFGFERDIASNGKIAIEMLQSKTYDIILMDLHMPEMNGFEATDYIRKTMHSNIPIIALTADVTTVDLAKCKAVGMNDYIAKPVDERLLYSKIVSIVKKNLVATAPQETEYIPEKRERCIDLDYLSRRTKANPALMMEMISLYLEQTPPLITAMRKGLQDKDWKTLYSAVHKMIPSFSIMGISADYENMAKKVQEFASTQQQTEGIPSLVLQIESVCLQACNELGEEYNLIKNANS
- a CDS encoding BamA/TamA family outer membrane protein translates to MWFKILLILILTLLLSSEYVVAQVPIKTDSTKIYKEIQNYSKRSKFTKLIYRLVFKPLPTKKTTKRNSDIVKKRPKSYSAFEGKIIRRINIVTLDPFGFSIGDTSDAPQFIAYKIANKAHVKTRRITVLNLLLINKNDSFNSFLVRESERLIRKQSYIHEVSINAKLVSSKSDSVDLYIRVSDIWSIIPDGSISASSATLNLTDKNFLGTGHEFQNAYTQRYTGPNNSFKTNYYIPNIKNTYINTTLRYETNGSANNSRSLSFDRPFFSPMAKWAAGVYFAHQFSSDSIYTSNSLYILQRLKYNTQDYWGGSAIQLFEGISESDRATNFISTIRFLRIRYIEKPIETLDLDHTYSDENLYLASMGISTRKYIQDHYVFKHGVTEDVPVGNVYSLTAGYQEKDSLNRFYFGARISFGNYYTFGHLSTNLEYGTFYRASKAEQGVISTSITYFSKIMEVGKWKFRQFAKPEVTIGTNRFSNDSLTLKDGYGLDGFNSSALSGPGKLVMTLQTQAYAPWNFFGFRFGPYLSYSMGMISDTKNGFRRSKVYSRIGLGVLIKNENLVFSTFQLSFSFYPIIPGIGPDVFKANSFRTSDFGLRDFEIEKPRAVQYQ
- a CDS encoding response regulator: MKNEKQIKLFLVDDDALFLKLLEIEFLRSADFIVETYATGELCLENLSHNPDVIILDYYLDGIDKVAMNGLDTLDKIKAANPDIPVVMLSSQDKIEVAISCMHHRAFDYVVKSETAFVRLQKIISSIFRFKKMEKELNWYMDRM
- a CDS encoding ABC transporter ATP-binding protein — its product is MNTPQTETIGSVTRKSRQPVIEINNLRKGFGSQEVLKDVSLKLMEGENLVVLGKSGSGKSVLIKLIAGLLQPEEGTINVLGEDVCLLNSNGLGELRKKIGFLFQSGALYDSMTVRQNLEFPLRRIKKGISQEEIEHKTAEALENVGLSEAIDKMPSQLSGGMRKRISLARTIVVDPAILLYDEPTTGLDPVTSDEISALINEVQKRYKTSSIIITHDIACVRATADRIIMLLDGAVYMEGSLDKFEKSTDPLIISFFK